From the genome of Penicillium oxalicum strain HP7-1 chromosome VII, whole genome shotgun sequence:
TAACTCGAACTTTATCCAACTAGATACGCATAGAGTTTGATCAAAATGGAAGTCTTTTGTCTAGCCCAGACATGAAAAGACTTGCAAATGACGTGAGGTAAGGGCTTAATATTGGTTTTTCATATAGATCCAGATGTGATGAGCCCTGCTGACAGATATCCAGCGTCTGAAGTCTGAGGAGCCTGCCCGCGAGTCACTACTTCCTGTcactctcctcatcctcatctctcGACCTGAAACTTTGATCGTCGACTTCGGCCATCCCATTCTCTGAGACACCATCCGTCACATCACAACTGTCCTGTGCAGATTGACAGGTCCGACTTGCAGTTTTCAATTCCCGTTCCAGGGCTTCCGTCAATGCATCCAGTAGCCATACGACTTCACTCTTGCTTCCGATCAAGGGACTTTTCTTATCGAGCCAGCTCCAatttttgatcttcttcaatcgTTTCGCGCCATCCTTGGCTTCTCCCATATCTGATGACTCAACGGGGGGTTTGTGCTGTCCTGATATGAGGGCAAGGTAGTACTCCCACTCCAGGTAGTCGAATTCCTTGGAAAGGTTCGTGGTGGCAAGGTCGATCAGTTTTCGGATTTCACGAAAAAGCAGGTAGTGGTAGTGGTGCATATTCTCGGCGACGATATCGCCGCGACGTCGGGCAGATTCTTCCCTTTTACGTTCTTCGGCTTCGGCTTCTACGCTGCCTTGCTCGCTGTCCTGGTCGGATTCGCCAAGGGATCCTTGAGAGTCgggctcttcttcgcctGTCGTCTCTTGTAACCACTTTTCGGTCCAGGAGATACTCAACAGATCTTTGACTCGCTCGTAAAAAGGTCGATCGCCGGGTAGAATGGTGATTTCACCAATGAACAATGTGATGTCCTTGACGATGCGAATCAGAGTGTCGCCGATATTGGAGATGAGGATCGTGATAGCCGGCACGGCCAGGAGTGACCAGAAGACAAAAAACGCCTTGCCCAGACTACTGGTTGGATAGATGTCTCCGTAACCAATGGTCAGTAGGGTTGTGTATGCAAAGTATAGCGCTTCAAAGTAGGACCATTGACGGTGAATCTCCGATCGCCAAAAGACCACTGCACCGAGCAGCCACAGCGCCATCCAAACTATCAGTGACGTGACCAAAGACACCCATTTGTGCTGAACAGTCGCAACTTGGCGAACGCGCCGCATAGTGATGAACTCGCGCTTCCGTCGCTCACGATCGCTCAGCTCAGTCACATCGTTTGGTCCAACGTGCAAATTGGGCACCAGTCGAGATTGCGTATCTTCGGAATAAGCTTGTTTTAACAGAACTTTTCGGGTGTGCGCGGTGATGAGGTCGGCAATCTTCTTCCGTCCATGCTCTAACATGAGAGTCCGGatagatgagatgatgagaccAAGGATGACGATACCGCCAACCGCGTAAGGGAAGAGTAGTCCACGCCCTAGATGAGTTGCCGGAGCAAAGTTGCCAATGCCAATTGTGAGCAAGGTGAAATCAGCCCAGTACATCGAGTCCATGAATCTCCAGCCTTCTATCCGGGAAAACACCGCCGAGCCACCAAGAAGGTAGATGAAAAATATAATCGTTTGCAGCATCAGTGTGCGCTGACTTGTTGTCAGCTTGTACTCTCGGCTGTAGTGACCCTTGTGAGCGCCCCACGCCGTGACCGACATCAAGGATGCAATCACGAAATAGAGCCCCGCCGCAAAAGTCCCATAGAAATATGTTTGCGTGTAGGTGTATCCCGCATTCTCTGGTTGATACATCAAGACACCCAAGGCGATTAGATCTCCAAGCAGCAGCAACGACGAGATATACCACCCAACGATGATGATCGGCTGGGCGATCCTGAACCGGATTCGTCTGGCCATATTCAAGGAGAGGGCCAGGTTCGCCACGAGGGCGAAACACAGCGAGACGGCATTGATGGCGAGTTCCCTGGACAATGTCACGGAGTGGTGAGCATGTTAACACCGGCGATAGAGTATTGTCGACCTTGCCTCGTTGGCTTACCAGGATGGATCAGCGACATCGCGCTGCCCGCCACCGGACAAAATTTCCATGCGCCATGGTTGCGATAGTGAGCAAATGCTAAAGGCACTGGCCATGGGTCCAAATGTGCCCTTAGGAGGTGTGAGTGAttgatttttccccctttcttttgccCACGCGACGACAAAGGGTAAGGAACATACCGCGATTAATGGATACGCTGTACTGGCAAGCCACCATCGTGCCGCATGTGGATAACTGGCATCTATCTCGCGAGTATCATCTTTTTCGACAGACGAGGAGTTATGATCGAGAGCACGGGCTTCATCTGCAATCGCATCGTCGAGACCAGGATCGTTCATGCTGATCGAGTGAGTCGGAAAACGTGTCCATGGAGGAAGAAACCTTTGCCGTTACTTGAAAGCTAAACATATACAACAAGCGTCACTCCAGAAGGAGAACGCATCACCGAAAACACGggcagcaacaacagccgCCCCGCCTAGAGACGGTTTGTACAGGCCGTGCGCCGAATCAGCGCCGGAATTCTTGGTGGCATGGCCTCGAAACGATCAAGCTTTATGTCAACGGCGCACATGGAGGCGCCAGTCCGGGGCTGGGGGGCCAGACTCATGACATCATGTCACGTGAAAATACGCCAAAAGGCAAAACGAGGCTACTCAGCCATACTCGATGAAGGTTGATGGGAGGCTTAGATTGGGATATTCAATTTGAAGGGATCCGATAATTGTAGAGTAAGTGAAAGCGAATCTATGCGAATGCATCCGTGTTtcacgaaaaaaaaaagatcaagaagctgAAATTGGTGACATATAGTGCCATAATCCACTAGTTGGCGTCACCTTGAACAGAAGTGGCTGGCACGAGCCAGGAAGAAGTGGGAATACAGGAGATGGACGAAAAGCACAAAGAGGATATGTATTTGAGCCACATCAACAGTTTTCTGTACAAGTTGATGATTGCAGTAAACGCAGGGAAATACTCAAACCAAGGTAGTCTGCTGGTGTGTCATCAGGGACGCACAATGCAATAAGAACTTCCCGTCAGGCTCATTGACAGAAAGAGTCAGGTTGTGACACGAAAAAGTGCGGCCAAGGCAAGAGCACTAGAATACAGACCGTCAAATCAATATGATTGCGACGCCAGAAGCAACGTTCTTGTGCATGACCTGCGCCGACGTAGTTTCAAAAGCGAAAAAAAACCGGCCTGTTGGTCCCAGGAGGATTCGACGCAGATGGGAAGGACAGAAAAGAAGCCAaacggagaaaaaaaaaagagaaaggtaAGGGTATCGCAAGCGAGAAAACAGCCGTGAGTTATAAACATTGCAAAGCTTCCTTCATTAGACTATTTAAACTGTCAGCAAGAGTCATTCTGAAGATCTCATTCCCGCAAGTGAGACTCACAATGACCACTTCCGGGTGTCAAAGAGGGCGGAAGCGATGACGAAGGCTGCGGCGAAGGCCGTTGGGCAAAACGAGGATCAACATCTTCATAGTAGTTGGTAGAGCCTTGACCGGTGTGGTGCACAGGCGGTTGGGGTGGCCGTGGCGACATGTTCCACTCTGCTCGAGGTGGCACGTAGGACCTAGCAAAGCGCGCGGTCAGTCAAGTGGCCGGAAGATGACGTAGTTCAGGATAGAGGAACTTACTCAGTAGGGGTATAGACGCTAGACGGACTCTCTAGCGGAGCGTGGGCACCATCTACGGAAAGGGCGTGAGGCGAGGGATCATTGGGTAATGATGGATCTGAGCCATATGCCTCTGGCCGGCGCGTTTGAGGCTGCATCTCAATGGCATGCCCCACTGATTCGGGCGACACAGCCATGCCGATAGCCCCCGGAGAAGGTGCGCGCATAGGACCGCCCGACCCTGGCCCTGGTGGGAAGTAACCATCTGTCGGCCGCCCATACGAATCAACACTGCGGTTGAGACCAGCCGAGTACCCCGGGGCAGCACGTGGTCCTCCACGGCCAGGCATCATCCCACCTCGACCGCGCGGTGGCATTGGCCCTCCCATGTAGCCACCTCGGCCACCGGGAGGACCTCTGGGCGGTCCCCCATAGGGACCACCCCGACCATATCCTCCCCGAGGCGGGTATCCTCCTCGACCGCGCGGAATAAAGCCAGGGGGACCGCCCCCACGCCGGGAGCCCATACTACCGTCCGAGTACTGGGGTCGTAATCGAGGGTCGGATGGATTGCGCATCATTTGCGGATGGCCGTAAGGACCCGACGGGAGCATGCTTGGCGCCTCTTGCGGACGGTACGGAGAACCGTGGCCATCGGGATACGGATTACCAGATGGCAGTGCGTCCTGCGGACCGGGCACGTTTTGATACTCATTCAGGGGAGTGCGATCGTCGTCACTCGTCCGGGTGTCGGTACGGAAGGAGGCGAATGTTGGACCGGAATCAGGGGTCGGGGAGGTCGACATGGCGGGTTCTTTGGTCTCGGCCACCATGGGCACCGTAGCTACAGCCGCGGCAGCTGCGTTCTGGCGGTTGTAGTAGTTTTCACCACTCATCTCTGCATTCTCAGCAATGCGACGCTTTCGCGCCTTTCGACTGACAAGCGTGCGGCGCATGGCACAGGTCACGACTCCGCAGGAGACTAGGATGATGGTGGACGCCAAGACTATCCATCCCCCCCATCGTAAATGTGGCACAAACAGCAGAATATCGACGAGGAAAGCGAGCAGTGTCACCAAAAGGGTAGGCAACAGCAAGATCAAGAGCGCCAGCAGATATCGTGGCGAATGGGAGGGCCCGTGGAAGTGCGCAGCTCCCGCAAGACAAAGGCACACCAGAGTGAGGAAAGCCGCGACGGGGTGAACGATGAGGATGGACGAAAGGGACTTTCGAGTGCTAGAGGGCAGATTGAAGTCGCTGCCGGTGCTGTCAATGTTATCTGTGCCAGGTCCGACTAAATTAGCGACGAGCTCACGTGCAACCGGCGGGGACGCTTCACAGTGCGCACGCGCGACTTACTCCCAGTATATCCCACGTGGATCTTGGTGCATTGATTGCCCTGGCAGTATCCAAAGACACCATAGTCAACGTTTTTAAAGGTGGCCAGGGGAATGCCCTTGATGATGGGGGTGGAGAGGCATGATAACAGCAAGAGGGCAAATGCGACGAAGAGCAAGATGGTCAGCGGTGTCGCGGGTTTGAGCAACATGGTGAGTCGAACGATCGTGAGCTGACCCTCGACTGATGCGACTCCCAACCCAGGATAAAGGAACGAGGAGGTTCCACACGTGTGGGCGCGCGTTGTAGTTGAGGCAAAAGGAGTACTTTTATTGCTGCATGAGGGTAATGACTGTCTGGCCAGCCGGGACCCAATCAGGAAGGGATGTGAACGGAGATTAGAACGGAGGCCGCTggaccgagagagagagaaaaagagtgaAAGGGAACGAGACTAGAATGAGGAGGTTGCGAAAGCAGCCAGTCAAGGCGTGAGGGATGACCGTGAGGGGAACGCAAAGGCAAGCTAAGGCTAGTGAAGAATTAGGCCTAGGATGACCCAGTCAAGGCAAGCTCTTGGAGCAGTAAGGCAGGAGATGAAAAATAGATTAACGAGAGGATGTGCGCTCTGGGATGATAAGCCCATTAAGACGAGTTAGTCTCGATGGAGTCATGCAGCCGGCGCCCGTTGCGGAGGCGAAAAGACGCAGGCAAAACCGTGGAACTTTGAAACTCTGGGGAGTGTTGCAGTGGCCCGAGGGGGGCAGCAACAGTCAGCCGGTCAAGGGTACTTCAAAGTTCGGTTCAGTGGACGAAGGTGGCAGTGTGAGGCTATGAGTACGAGTCTCTCAGCCATTCTGACGCTCCCTGTGGCGCATCCCTGCGACGGAGAATCTTGTGAGGTTGAAGAGCGTCCAAGTCTTTCTTATCAAAAGGTTCAGTTGGGTGATGAAGGGAGCATTTGCAGCCGAGTATCCCGTGAGCGCTCGTGACTTGAATCGCGACTGCAGACCGAAACTGCACTTCGTCCGGTCTACGTATTGGATACCTCAGGCAAGTACTCGTTGTTCCTGGAAGAGGCAGTACTCGCCATCGACAATCATACAGTCTTGAATGTACGAATGTAATGATATGCTGACGTGGCTGTGTACTGGTAAGGGCCTGTTTAGACAAGGCCAGACTATTTGAATCGAAGATGTCATCTCGAGGCTGAATGATTATTCTTCCTTACAACCAACTCGAGATCGTCGACTAGTAGACCAAACCAGCAAAGTTGGTCGATACATAGAGTGCCCCCTCCTAACCGGACTGGGTACTAATCTTCTAGCAACGTGATCAGTCAAGTAGCTCGAGTGGCATTGTCCACCGCCACCAACTCGTATAGGACCTTTGAATGCCACTGCGCTATTGCCCTGCTAAAAGTGTATGTAGATCACGTCCAAGGGCCAGGCAGCATCTGTACAGCACGTACATGCGTCTCGCTCGCTAAATTTAGTACTTTCTTATCTCCACACCCTACAGACTCATACGTCTGAAGCGAAGCAACCTAGGCCTATTTTCAACCAACTTCCAAGACTTGACCATGAATCTCCCTAAGCCAACACCCTCGGAGCAACTGGGCGTCGCAATCAGTACGGTGCTCCAGTATTCACGTGTACGTGCTGGGTCATGTCGTCCCTCCACCGCCGGTTCTCCATTCGACGGCTGTGGTCGACCAGAGTTGCCGAGCGGCCAAACTACTAGCGCACATGGGGTGCGCAAGTGGAAACTTCTGGGCCACGGAAGCACTTGCCAAGTTACCAGAACCTGAAGCTACGACATGAACAAGCAAGTTGAACCTCCTGAGACCACCTATCGGAGTTTCAGCGGTAGCTTCGTGGACGAGGGAGCAGGGCACGGGCGGGCCAATTTCCACAACCCGGGACGATGGCAGTTGGAGAGTTTTTGGCGTatttacccccccccccccccccccccttccccccggCTGTAGCTTTTGACTTCAATCTAGACTTCGAAAAGCCCACATCCCACGGCAAGATTAGAGATACCTGATTGAACACTCCGCCATTGAGCGCTTGATTATTCTTGTCTTTCCTCCAGCAATCTCCGCAGAAGCTTCGTACAGCAGAGCGGAGACTTGGACAAGACCACAGCGTGACCCGCACCACCCAAAACAGAGAAATTCTGGCTGTTTGAGAGTCGAACCCACTCCAGAGCAAAGTGAAGTCTCTACATCGCAGGCGGTTGGTGTTTTCTTTTAAATCAATCTCCTGACCAGACATGTAGCTCACTGAGCA
Proteins encoded in this window:
- a CDS encoding pH-response regulator protein palI/RIM9; this translates as MLLKPATPLTILLFVAFALLLLSCLSTPIIKGIPLATFKNVDYGVFGYCQGNQCTKIHVGYTGNNIDSTGSDFNLPSSTRKSLSSILIVHPVAAFLTLVCLCLAGAAHFHGPSHSPRYLLALLILLLPTLLVTLLAFLVDILLFVPHLRWGGWIVLASTIILVSCGVVTCAMRRTLVSRKARKRRIAENAEMSGENYYNRQNAAAAAVATVPMVAETKEPAMSTSPTPDSGPTFASFRTDTRTSDDDRTPLNEYQNVPGPQDALPSGNPYPDGHGSPYRPQEAPSMLPSGPYGHPQMMRNPSDPRLRPQYSDGSMGSRRGGGPPGFIPRGRGGYPPRGGYGRGGPYGGPPRGPPGGRGGYMGGPMPPRGRGGMMPGRGGPRAAPGYSAGLNRSVDSYGRPTDGYFPPGPGSGGPMRAPSPGAIGMAVSPESVGHAIEMQPQTRRPEAYGSDPSLPNDPSPHALSVDGAHAPLESPSSVYTPTESYVPPRAEWNMSPRPPQPPVHHTGQGSTNYYEDVDPRFAQRPSPQPSSSLPPSLTPGSGHF